The genomic segment GGCAACTCCTCCATGGAAGCAATCGAGACGCGAACTCCCTTGCGTCCGGCCAAGCCGATATTATAGCGCGTCTTGGGCTTCATTGCCGAAAGTATGCGCTCCTCGGGCCCCTCAATATTCACGACCAGCGAGCTGGCCACGGTCATGTCCATTTCCGCTTTGCGCAGATTCCAGGTTCTGGTGCCGATGTTCATCCGCATCTCGCGGATGCGCGGCTCAGGGAAAGCGCTCCACTGTTTTTCTCGCATTTCAGGAGCATACGGCGATTCCCACGGCAGATCGTAACGAATGAAGGCGACAGCGGGATCCAGATGGCGCTTCAGGGCTTCAGACAGATTTTCCAGATACGGACCGCGGTCTTCGGGAGATGGACCGCATTCCGGCCCCTGAGGAACATAGGCAGCCAACCCGTGTTCTCCGAAAGGCTGAATCAAAACCAGCATATCCCCTTTCGAACCAGGTGTGAGGATATCGAAGGCCATGGGCTTGCACCCCAACCGGGACTTGACCTGCGCCCAGTAACCGGTTTGAAAGAGGATGTCCGTAGGCAAAAGCGATTGGGTGTTTTTTGGAGCGAGTCGAAGTTGCATGATGATACATATTGTGGCTTACATTTACGTGATCAGAATCTTCTCAGTAAATTCCGAACAGATACTGGAACAGGTCCTACCTTTTTTTGCCGTTCAAACAAAAAAAGACCCCGACAAAGTGTCGAGGCTGAAGAGTCGAGATCTGGTTTAATTGACGCAGATTCGTCAATCAAATGTAGATGTAAAACTACCCGAATTGCACCCAAACCTCAAGTCCGGTTTCCGTCTCCTTAAATTTGACTGCAGTTCGATGTGATTCGTCCCTCTCCGCCCTTGGGAGTGTCAGATTTTTTTCAAGATGAGCGGAATATCCTGCACGCAGAGGGAACGCCTTGAATTCCGCAACTCGAGCCATTAATCTCGGTACTCACCCCATGGTGCTCACCAGGGCTTCTGCAAGCTGCCCTTCTTAGATGTTTGCAACTATTCAGCACTTTTGATTGCATGGCATTATGTGGTCCGGCTTGTCTCGATTTTTCGGCATCGCCTGTCTGACTGAGCCAGGATTCGTTCATTAAACCATTGCCAAACGCCTGGAGCGTAAATTGATGTTTATTCAAGCAATGGTTTGATGTTACGAAGCCGGCGAAGGAGTTGCGATGCCGAAAAATCGAGACAAGCCGGAACGCAACTGAATAGTTACATATATTTTAACCAAATCCATAATCCTATGACACATTTCCGAACGACTCACCTTCTTTTGGGCCTGCTTCTCCTGCTCGTCAATGGACATCTGGCCGGTTGCGGCGCCCGTTTCTTCGGGTCGCCTGACCAGCCGGCGCTGCCGGCTTCTACCATCGCCGCACCGCCTGCTCAGGCTCCGCTTCATCGCGTGACCAAACCGCATGTCATTCCTGGGATTGAAGTACTTCTGGACGAGGAGTGGTTGATTTCAGTTGCCGGACAGGATGGGCAGAGAAAGATGATCTCCTTCTTTGACCTATTGCTCAAAGGCCGCACTATGGGGCTTCTCACCAACCCTACCGGGGTGGACACGAAGCTGCGCTCCACCATAGACCTGCTCCATGAGCATCCCGAAGTGCTTCTGGGTGCCTTGTTTGCTCCGGAGCATGGCATTCGCGGTGATCTTTATGCCGGCGAGACCGTCCATGACGATGTGGAGCCGCTGACGGGAGTCCGGGTGTACAGCATATATCGCCAAAAACCCACGCCGGAGATGCTCTCCGGACTGGATGCGGTACTCTACGACATCCAGGACATTGGCGCCAGTTCCTACACCTATATCTATGCCATGGCCGATATGATGGTCGCCTGCGCCGAGTTGGGCATCCCGTTCATCGTTCTCGATCGGCCCAATCCTATTGGCGCGGACTTTGTGGATGGTCCGGTCCTGGATACGAGCCGATTTTTCAGCGGCATCGGCCAGTATGATATTGCCGCTCTCTACGGCATGACGCCGGGAGAACTTGCATGGATGCTCAATACGGAGTTCCTGGCCAAACCATGCAAGCTGTCCATTGTCCCCATGGCCAACTACCGCCGGGACATGCGCTTTCAGGACACCGGCCTGCCTTGGATTCCCACCTCCACGCACATTCCTCAGGCCACGACGGCCGTCTACTACAGCTTAACTGGAGTGATCGGTGAAATGCGAGGGGGGCTGAACACCGGCATCGGCTACACTCTGCCCTTCGAATGCCTGACCGCGCCGTGG from the Desulfonatronum thiosulfatophilum genome contains:
- a CDS encoding lipid II:glycine glycyltransferase FemX, which translates into the protein MQLRLAPKNTQSLLPTDILFQTGYWAQVKSRLGCKPMAFDILTPGSKGDMLVLIQPFGEHGLAAYVPQGPECGPSPEDRGPYLENLSEALKRHLDPAVAFIRYDLPWESPYAPEMREKQWSAFPEPRIREMRMNIGTRTWNLRKAEMDMTVASSLVVNIEGPEERILSAMKPKTRYNIGLAGRKGVRVSIASMEELPAFYDLYCQTALRNGFPTCDYRHFLALFQAHTQNPITSDLVFLLAGHGSDILAGAIVAVSGKNAIFLHGASSTKNRRLMGSHALHWAAIRHVRALGCTRYDMGAVSPGLSPDHPFYGLYRFKTGFGGKIELRSGSWDFPLNEEVYNAFRNADILSRGNF
- a CDS encoding DUF1343 domain-containing protein → MTHFRTTHLLLGLLLLLVNGHLAGCGARFFGSPDQPALPASTIAAPPAQAPLHRVTKPHVIPGIEVLLDEEWLISVAGQDGQRKMISFFDLLLKGRTMGLLTNPTGVDTKLRSTIDLLHEHPEVLLGALFAPEHGIRGDLYAGETVHDDVEPLTGVRVYSIYRQKPTPEMLSGLDAVLYDIQDIGASSYTYIYAMADMMVACAELGIPFIVLDRPNPIGADFVDGPVLDTSRFFSGIGQYDIAALYGMTPGELAWMLNTEFLAKPCKLSIVPMANYRRDMRFQDTGLPWIPTSTHIPQATTAVYYSLTGVIGEMRGGLNTGIGYTLPFECLTAPWMDRHALVKAINDRDIPGLRARPISYQPGYGGHAGKTVHGAHLMITDPLALRPMSAQIILMEILQTLYPERRLFDNPAIEQSLFDKALGTDQIRKMLAQGANTRAIDQAMAPRREKFMEMRAKYLLYEPR